GTTTTATGCCGAGCTGTAATTGGAGAAGTAAGTAATAGTGAGCATAACTTAAGAGCATTAGGTAAAGCTGGTGCTAAGCGATGGAGAGGAATACGACCCACTGTTCGAGGTGTTGCTATGAACCCTGTTGATCATCCACATGGTGGTGGTGAAGGGCGGACATCAGGCGGACGTCATCCTGTATCTCCATGGGGATTACCTACAAAAGGCTATAAAACTAGAAGTAACAAGCGTACTGACACTTTTATTGTCAGAGGGCGTAAGAAGAAATAATTAATAAGAGGATATCAAGTGGCTCGTTCAATTAGAAAAGGTCCATTCATTGACCATCATTTGATCAGCAAGGTAGAAGCTGCAATCGAATCAAAATCAAAAAAGCCAATTAAAACCTGGTCTAGACGTTCAACAATCGTTCCTGAAATGATTGATTTAACGATTGCTGTACATAACGGCAAAGACCACGTTCCTGTGTTTATTACAGATAATATGGTTGGTCATAAATTAGGTGAGTTTGCCATGACTCGTACATTCAAGGGCCACTCTGGGGACAGAAAGGCTAAAGGTAAGTAAGAGGATATGATGGAAGTAACAGCTAAATTAAAAGGTGCTCCTTTATCCGCACAAAAGGGTAGATTAGTAGCCGATATGATACGTAATATGAATGTATCTGGTGCGCTTGATGTCCTCAAGTTTACACCAAAAAAGGGTGCTAAATTAATGCTTAAATTATTAGAGTCAGCTATCGCCAATGCTGAAAATAATAATGGTGCTGATATTGATGATCTAAAAGTAGGCATGGTATGCGTTGATGAAGCAACAACTTTAAAACGTATTAGTCCCAGAGCTAAGGGTAGAGCAAATAGAATTTGCAAACGTACCTGCCATATAACTATTAAAGTGTCTGACGAGGAATAGCAATGGGACAAAAAGTAAACCCAATAGGTATACGCCTTGGAATAATTAAAGATTGGAACTCTAAATGGTTTGCAGGAAAGCGATATGCTGAATTTTTAATTCAGGATATAAAACTTCGAAACGATCTAAAAAAGAAATTAATGGCTGCTGCTGTTAGCAAAATTCTTATAGAACGACCAGCTAATAATGCTGTTGTGACTATCTTAACAGCAAGACCAGGAGTTATTATTGGCAAAAAGGGCGGTGGAATTGAAACACTTCGTAAGGAAATTTCAGATAACCTTGGTGTGCCAGTTCATTTGAATATCGAAGAAGTGAAAAAGCCTGAATTGGATGCTACTTTGGTGGCTGAAGGTATTGCTCAGCAGTTAGAGCAACGAGTTATGTTCAGACGAGCTATGAAACGTGCTGTTACCTCTGCTCTGAAAGCTGGGGCAAAGGGTATTAAAATTTGTGTAAGTGGTAGATTGGGTGGTGCTGAAATTGCAAGAAGTGAATGGTACAGAGAAGGAAGGGTACCTTTACATACTTTTAGAGCTGATATTGATTATGGTACTGCTGAATCTAAGACTACCTACGGAATTATTGGTGTAAAAGTCTGGATCTTTAAGGGTGAAATTCTCCCACAAAAGAAAAGATCAACAGAAAGCGCCCAGTGAGTGAGGATTTGAAATTATGTTACAACCAAAGCGTACTAAGTACCGAAAACAGATGAAGGGTCGTAATAAAGGTTTGGCTCTTCGTGGTAGCAAAATTAGTTTCGGTGAGTTTGGTCTGAAAGCTATAGAGCGTGGACGTTTAACTGCTAGACAAATAGAAGCAGCGCGAAGAGCTATGACAAGACATATAAAGCGTGGTGGTAAAATTTGGATTAGAGTATTTCCAGACAAACCAATCACACAAAAACCACTTGAGGTAAGACAAGGTAAAGGTAAGGGAAGTGTAGAGTATTGGGTAGCCCAAATACAACCAGGTAAGGTTTTATTTGAAATGGAAGGTGTTAGTAAAGAACTTGCAATGGAAGCATTTGACCTTGCAAAAGCAAAACTTCCTTTCAAAGT
Above is a genomic segment from Legionella pneumophila subsp. pascullei containing:
- the rplV gene encoding 50S ribosomal protein L22, producing the protein MEVTAKLKGAPLSAQKGRLVADMIRNMNVSGALDVLKFTPKKGAKLMLKLLESAIANAENNNGADIDDLKVGMVCVDEATTLKRISPRAKGRANRICKRTCHITIKVSDEE
- the rpsS gene encoding 30S ribosomal protein S19, producing the protein MARSIRKGPFIDHHLISKVEAAIESKSKKPIKTWSRRSTIVPEMIDLTIAVHNGKDHVPVFITDNMVGHKLGEFAMTRTFKGHSGDRKAKGK
- the rplP gene encoding 50S ribosomal protein L16 yields the protein MLQPKRTKYRKQMKGRNKGLALRGSKISFGEFGLKAIERGRLTARQIEAARRAMTRHIKRGGKIWIRVFPDKPITQKPLEVRQGKGKGSVEYWVAQIQPGKVLFEMEGVSKELAMEAFDLAKAKLPFKVMFEERTVM
- the rpsC gene encoding 30S ribosomal protein S3, whose amino-acid sequence is MGQKVNPIGIRLGIIKDWNSKWFAGKRYAEFLIQDIKLRNDLKKKLMAAAVSKILIERPANNAVVTILTARPGVIIGKKGGGIETLRKEISDNLGVPVHLNIEEVKKPELDATLVAEGIAQQLEQRVMFRRAMKRAVTSALKAGAKGIKICVSGRLGGAEIARSEWYREGRVPLHTFRADIDYGTAESKTTYGIIGVKVWIFKGEILPQKKRSTESAQ